From Microplitis mediator isolate UGA2020A chromosome 11, iyMicMedi2.1, whole genome shotgun sequence, one genomic window encodes:
- the LOC130677713 gene encoding rh5-interacting protein-like: MCSENNKCVCRHKFVPMNKFTCTPTVGASCTENVECQPARLLCLDNKCQYYTNFSTVLNSKPVQVALGSPCQINADCTILNSKCGIHKKCVCGANTLALNESTCVSILHGSCSNDDQCYPFPVRCSYNKCQCNQDFTSVSANQCIKTNLLYSCSSDLECSDLWHSRCSNDGKCVCRSNNIATNNSTCLPILGGNCWKDDQCTTENSACIDFRCTCKPKFIAVARNQCVSID, from the exons atgtgCTCTGAGAATAACAAATGTGTTTGCAGACATAAATTCGTTCCAATGAATAAGTTCACCTGTACACCGACTGTAGGAGCATCCTGCACGGAAAACGTAGAATGTCAACCTGCTCGTTTGCTGTGTCTAGATAATAAATGTCAATActatactaatttttctacTGTGTTAAATAGTAAACCTGTACAAG ttgCATTGGGAAGCCCATGCCAAATAAATGCAGATTGTACgatattaaattcaaagtgtggtattcataaaaaatgtgtcTGTGGCGCTAATACTTTGGCTCTCAATGAATCAACTTGTGTGTCGATTTTACATGGGTCCTGCTCGAATGATGATCAATGTTATCCTTTTCCAGTTCGTTGCTCGTataataaatgtcaatgtAATCAAGATTTTACATCAGTGTCTGCAAATCAATGCATTAAAA CAAATCTACTATATTCTTGTAGTAGTGACTTAGAGTGTAGTGACCTATGGCATTCACGTTGTTCAAATGATGGCAAATGTGTTTGTAGATCGAATAACATTGCAACAAATAATTCTACATGTCTACCCATTTTAGGTGGAAATTGTTGGAAAGACGATCAATGCACGACCGAAAATTCAGCTTGCATTGATTTTCGGTGTACGTGCAAGCCAAAATTCATTGCTGTTGCTAGAAATCAATGCGTATCTattgattaa